A window of the Arachis duranensis cultivar V14167 chromosome 5, aradu.V14167.gnm2.J7QH, whole genome shotgun sequence genome harbors these coding sequences:
- the LOC107489263 gene encoding peroxisomal adenine nucleotide carrier 1, with translation MNVDLESLAEATSGAIGSLLSTTILYPLDTCKTKYQAEARSHGRQRYKNLSDVLLEAIANRQVLSLYQGLGTKNLQSFISQFVYFYGYSYFKRLYLEKSGYKSIGTRANLLIAAAAGACTAVVTQPLDTASSRMQTSDFGKSKGLLHTLTEGTWSDAFDGLSISLLLTSNPAIQYTVFDQLKQRALKNKQNKDDKASLSAFMAFVLGAISKSVATCLTYPAIRCKVIIQSANSEEANTKKEIKKQQKTISAVLYGIWKAEGILGYFKGLKAQILKTVLSSALLLMIKEKISATTWVLILAIRRFLLLPSPRVKNL, from the exons atgaacgtGGATCTGGAGTCGCTGGCGGAGGCCACTTCCGGTGCCATTGGATCACTCTTAAGCACCACCATCCTCTACCCTCTCGACACCTGCAAGACCAAGTATCAAGCTGAGGCTCGTTCCCATGGCCGCCAAAGATACAA GAATCTCTCTGATGTGTTATTGGAGGCAATAGCAAATCGCCAGGTGCTTTCGCTTTACCAGGGCCTCGGAACAAAGAATCTCCAGTCCTTCATTTCACAGTTTGTCTACTTCTATGGTTATAGCTACTTTAAAAGACTGTATCTGGAAAAGAGTGGATACAAGTCTATCGGAACAAGAGCAAACTTGCTAATTGCTGCTGCTGCTGGGGCTTGCACAGCTGTTGTGACTCAG CCCCTGGATACAGCTTCTTCAAGGATGCAGACAAGTGACTTTGGAAAGTCTAAAGGGCTATTGCACACCCTTACCGAAGGCACCTGGAGTGATGCTTTCGATGGCCTCAGCATTTCCTTGTTACTGACCTCTAATCCTGCAATTCAG TATACAGTGTTTGACCAGCTGAAACAACGAGCACTGaagaataaacaaaacaaagatGATAAAGCATCCCTTTCTGCATTTATGGCGTTTGTTTTGGGTGCAATTTCCAAGAGTGTGGCTACCTGTTTAACTTATCCAGCCATCAG GTGCAAAGTCATCATTCAATCTGCAAACTCAGAGGAAGCAAACACCAAAAAAGAGATTAAGAAACAACAGAAAACAATCTCTGCAGTACTCTATGGAATTTGGAAAGCAGAGGGCATATTGGGATATTTCAAAGGATTGAAGGCTCAGATTTTAAAAACCGTTTTGAGCTCAGCACTCCTCCTAATGATCAAGGAAAAGATTTCTGCCACCACTTGGGTTCTTATACTTGCAATTAGAAGGTTTCTATTACTCCCTAGCCCTAGGGTAAAAAACTTGTAA